From a region of the Basfia succiniciproducens genome:
- a CDS encoding DmsA/YnfE/YnfF family dimethyl sulfoxide reductase codes for MGNSNPDLNRRRFLKNTSAVSVGVAASSLSLPFSSKADTIPVKNMQDDKVVWSLCSVNCGSRCALRLHIRNDEVYWVETDNTGNDEYGDHQVRACLRGRSIRHRMNHPDRLKYPMKRVGKRGEGKFQRISWEEALDTIADNLKRIVKDYGNEAVYNNYATGIVGGNMTRSSPVASLFTRLMNCYGGSLSFYGSYSTAQISRAMPFTYGSNAGNSTSDIANSKLVVFFGNNPMETRMSGAGITYHLEQARERSNAKLIVIDPRYTDTAAGREDEWVPIRPGTDAALVAGMAHVMITENLVDQAFLDKYCVGYDEKTLPASAPANGHYKAYILGQGDDGVEKTPEWAAKVTGIPAAKIIRLAREIGTTKPCYIAQGWGVQRQSNGELACRAVAMLAILTGNVGISGGNSGAREGSFYPPIQRLPVLENPVKAKISVFSWTDAIDHGAEMTALKDGVQGKDKLDVPIKFMWNYAGNCITNQHSDINRTHEILQDDKKCEMIVVVENFMTDSAKYADILLPDLMTTEQEDIVPNDYAGNMGYLIFGQPATSAKFERRGIYDICCEIAKRLGQEVYDKFTEGGRTQEQWLQFLYSQMQAKDADLPSYDQLKQMGVYKRKDPDGHFVAYKEFRENPEANPLKTPSGKIEIYSERLAKIASTWELKEDEVIHPLPIYHSGFNGWDDPKREKYPFQLVSFHYKSRTHSTYGNIDILEASCPQEMWINPVDAQRLMLTDGETVRVFNELGETRIPVKITPRIMPGVLGMGQGAWHKANMLGDKVDHNGCVNVLTTLRPSPLAKGNPQHSNLVQVEKL; via the coding sequence ATGGGAAATTCTAATCCTGATTTAAATCGTCGTCGTTTTTTAAAAAACACATCGGCAGTAAGCGTAGGTGTTGCCGCCTCAAGTCTGTCACTTCCTTTTTCTTCAAAAGCCGATACGATTCCTGTTAAAAATATGCAGGATGATAAAGTGGTTTGGTCTTTGTGTTCGGTAAACTGCGGTAGCCGTTGCGCTTTACGTTTGCATATAAGAAATGATGAGGTGTATTGGGTTGAAACGGATAATACGGGGAATGACGAATACGGCGATCATCAGGTGCGGGCTTGTTTGCGGGGGCGTTCAATACGTCATCGCATGAATCATCCTGATCGTTTGAAATATCCGATGAAACGCGTAGGTAAACGTGGGGAAGGAAAATTCCAACGGATTAGTTGGGAAGAAGCGCTGGATACTATCGCCGATAATCTTAAACGAATAGTAAAAGATTACGGTAATGAAGCGGTTTATAACAATTACGCTACAGGTATTGTGGGCGGTAATATGACTCGTTCTTCACCCGTTGCTTCATTATTTACCCGTCTGATGAATTGTTATGGCGGTTCTTTAAGTTTTTACGGTTCATACAGTACAGCTCAAATTTCACGTGCGATGCCCTTTACTTACGGTTCAAATGCGGGCAATAGTACATCGGATATTGCTAATTCCAAGTTAGTTGTGTTTTTTGGTAATAACCCGATGGAAACCCGTATGAGCGGTGCCGGGATTACTTATCATCTGGAACAGGCGCGCGAGCGTTCTAATGCGAAACTGATTGTAATAGATCCTCGTTATACGGATACCGCAGCAGGTCGCGAAGATGAATGGGTACCGATTCGCCCCGGCACGGATGCGGCGTTAGTGGCGGGTATGGCGCATGTGATGATTACGGAAAATCTGGTTGATCAGGCATTTTTAGATAAATATTGCGTAGGTTACGATGAAAAAACTTTACCGGCTTCCGCGCCCGCTAACGGTCATTACAAAGCCTATATTTTAGGGCAAGGCGATGACGGCGTTGAGAAAACACCGGAATGGGCGGCCAAAGTCACAGGTATTCCGGCGGCTAAAATTATTCGTTTAGCCCGGGAAATCGGCACAACCAAACCTTGTTATATTGCTCAAGGTTGGGGTGTTCAGCGTCAATCTAATGGCGAACTGGCTTGCCGCGCAGTGGCAATGTTAGCGATTTTAACCGGCAATGTTGGAATTAGCGGCGGTAATTCCGGTGCCCGTGAAGGTTCTTTCTATCCGCCGATTCAACGTTTGCCGGTATTGGAAAATCCGGTAAAAGCAAAAATTTCCGTTTTTTCCTGGACGGATGCTATTGATCACGGCGCAGAGATGACGGCCTTAAAAGACGGCGTGCAAGGAAAAGATAAGCTGGATGTACCGATTAAATTTATGTGGAATTATGCGGGTAACTGTATCACTAATCAACATAGCGATATTAATCGTACCCATGAAATTCTGCAAGATGACAAAAAATGCGAAATGATCGTAGTGGTTGAAAATTTCATGACGGATTCAGCCAAATATGCGGATATTTTGTTGCCCGATTTAATGACTACGGAGCAGGAAGATATTGTGCCGAATGACTATGCCGGAAATATGGGCTATTTGATTTTTGGTCAGCCGGCCACTTCCGCTAAATTTGAACGTCGCGGTATTTATGACATTTGCTGTGAAATCGCTAAACGTTTAGGGCAAGAGGTTTACGATAAATTCACGGAAGGCGGCAGAACGCAGGAACAATGGTTACAGTTCTTGTATAGCCAAATGCAGGCAAAAGACGCTGACCTGCCAAGCTATGATCAGCTTAAACAAATGGGCGTGTATAAACGTAAAGATCCCGACGGCCATTTTGTAGCTTATAAAGAATTCCGTGAAAATCCGGAAGCTAACCCACTAAAAACACCTTCGGGTAAAATTGAAATTTATTCCGAACGACTTGCGAAAATTGCCTCAACTTGGGAATTAAAAGAAGATGAGGTGATTCATCCGTTACCCATTTATCACAGCGGTTTCAATGGATGGGATGATCCGAAACGGGAAAAATATCCATTCCAATTGGTGAGTTTCCACTATAAGTCCCGTACTCATTCCACTTACGGCAATATTGATATTTTGGAAGCCTCCTGCCCGCAGGAAATGTGGATAAATCCTGTTGATGCACAACGGTTAATGTTAACGGACGGGGAAACGGTTCGTGTATTTAATGAATTAGGCGAAACCCGCATTCCGGTAAAAATCACCCCTCGCATTATGCCGGGCGTATTGGGAATGGGACAGGGCGCATGGCATAAAGCCAATATGCTTGGCGATAAAGTGGATCATAACGGTTGCGTTAATGTTCTCACGACTTTACGCCCGTCCCCGCTGGCAAAAGGGAACCCGCAACATTCTAACCTGGTTCAAGTGGAAAAATTATAG
- the napF gene encoding ferredoxin-type protein NapF, translating into MQGKNEQYYKAYLTYNRISRRALLRGVFHPAKQATQIREFRLAPRPPFAAAEDLFLAACNGCGACVAACPYNLIRISGQKAMLELEYAACDLCGKCAESCSTHALHPAFKKDTQLRPHFSEHCLLKQNQFCAVCQEICPQQAISADLQLNHEVCNGCGECKLACFVSAIQLI; encoded by the coding sequence ATGCAAGGAAAAAATGAGCAATATTATAAGGCTTATTTAACTTACAACCGTATTTCCCGTCGGGCATTATTGCGGGGCGTTTTTCATCCTGCAAAACAGGCGACACAAATTCGTGAATTCCGTTTAGCACCGCGTCCGCCTTTTGCCGCCGCGGAAGATTTATTCCTTGCCGCCTGTAACGGTTGCGGTGCTTGTGTGGCGGCCTGCCCTTATAATTTAATTCGGATTTCAGGGCAAAAAGCGATGCTGGAACTTGAATATGCCGCTTGCGATTTATGCGGGAAATGTGCGGAAAGTTGTTCGACGCACGCCCTGCATCCCGCCTTTAAAAAAGATACGCAACTCCGACCTCACTTTTCGGAACATTGCTTGCTGAAGCAAAATCAATTTTGCGCTGTGTGTCAGGAAATTTGCCCGCAACAAGCCATTTCCGCCGACTTACAACTGAATCATGAGGTCTGTAACGGCTGCGGAGAATGCAAGTTGGCTTGCTTTGTTTCCGCCATTCAATTAATCTAG
- a CDS encoding DmsC/YnfH family molybdoenzyme membrane anchor subunit yields MNGLHEWPLVIFTVLAQSAVGAWLIFTVILCRQGDEPRAYWNKVLFVPLLLLGAGFIASALHLGTPLRALNSLNRVGSSMLSNEIATGALFFGLAGVYWLWGLFGKMSRGLGKIWLILTALVGLAFMYMMNQVYHIATVPTWNTPLISWQFYLTVVIGGSALACGLLANFGDYQPRYTAVLYVLGTFLAAIIVIYQGFGLSQIHSSAQQAVALVPDFAVNQVIRLCLLAAAGMVLLKSKQPLLLSIAVILALFAEMIGRELFYSLHMTVGMA; encoded by the coding sequence ATGAACGGATTACATGAATGGCCTTTAGTGATTTTTACGGTATTGGCGCAAAGTGCGGTGGGGGCATGGCTGATTTTTACCGTTATCTTATGCCGTCAAGGTGATGAACCCCGTGCTTATTGGAATAAAGTTCTGTTTGTACCATTGTTGTTGCTCGGCGCAGGTTTTATTGCTTCCGCTTTACACTTAGGTACTCCGCTGCGAGCATTAAATTCTTTGAATCGCGTGGGTTCCTCCATGCTGAGTAATGAAATTGCCACCGGCGCATTATTCTTTGGCTTGGCCGGTGTTTACTGGTTGTGGGGCTTATTCGGCAAAATGTCTCGCGGTTTAGGAAAAATCTGGTTAATTTTGACCGCACTTGTGGGGTTGGCGTTTATGTATATGATGAATCAGGTTTACCATATCGCTACCGTGCCTACCTGGAATACCCCACTCATCTCCTGGCAGTTTTATTTAACCGTTGTGATTGGCGGCAGTGCCTTGGCTTGTGGGCTATTAGCGAATTTCGGCGATTACCAACCCCGTTATACAGCGGTTCTTTATGTACTTGGTACTTTTTTGGCGGCAATTATTGTGATTTACCAAGGTTTCGGATTAAGTCAAATTCATAGCTCGGCACAACAGGCGGTCGCCCTTGTACCGGATTTTGCCGTAAACCAGGTGATTCGTCTTTGTCTTTTAGCGGCTGCCGGTATGGTACTGCTCAAAAGCAAACAGCCTTTATTGTTAAGCATTGCGGTTATTCTGGCGTTATTTGCGGAAATGATTGGGCGTGAATTATTTTATTCGTTACATATGACGGTAGGCATGGCATAG
- the rpe gene encoding ribulose-phosphate 3-epimerase codes for MKSYLIAPSILSADLARLGEDVENVLKAGADVIHFDVMDNHYVPNLTFGPAVCKALRDYGITAPIDVHLMVKPVDRLIPDFAKAGADYITFHPEASEHIDRSLQLIRNSGCKAGLVFNPATSLSYLDYVMDKIDVILLMSVNPGFGGQSFIPATMQKLQEARRRIDESGFDIRLEVDGGVKINNIAEIAAAGADMFVAGSAIFDQPDYRKVINEMRQELTKVQK; via the coding sequence ATGAAATCTTATTTAATTGCTCCTTCTATCCTTTCTGCCGATTTAGCACGCCTTGGCGAAGACGTGGAAAATGTGCTCAAAGCAGGCGCGGATGTAATTCATTTTGATGTAATGGATAATCATTATGTGCCGAATCTCACCTTTGGTCCGGCGGTATGCAAAGCATTGCGGGATTACGGTATAACTGCGCCGATTGACGTACATTTAATGGTGAAACCGGTGGACAGACTTATCCCGGATTTTGCTAAAGCGGGCGCCGATTATATTACTTTTCACCCGGAAGCGAGCGAGCATATAGACCGCAGCTTGCAGCTAATCCGCAATAGCGGTTGTAAAGCCGGTTTAGTATTTAATCCCGCTACCTCATTAAGCTATTTGGATTATGTGATGGATAAAATCGACGTTATCTTATTGATGTCGGTAAATCCGGGCTTCGGCGGTCAATCCTTTATCCCGGCAACCATGCAAAAGCTCCAGGAAGCGCGTCGTCGTATTGATGAAAGCGGTTTCGATATTCGCCTTGAAGTAGACGGTGGAGTTAAGATCAATAATATTGCGGAAATTGCCGCCGCCGGTGCGGATATGTTTGTTGCCGGCTCGGCAATTTTTGATCAGCCCGATTACCGAAAAGTGATTAATGAAATGCGCCAAGAACTGACAAAAGTACAAAAATAA
- a CDS encoding phosphoglycolate phosphatase, whose protein sequence is MNSQFKLIGFDLDGTLVNSLPDLALSVNSALAEFELPQAPEELVLTWIGNGADILIGRALDWAKEQSGKSLTDEQTAQLKERFSFYYAENLCNVSRLYPNVKETLETLKEQGFILAVVTNKPTRHVQPVLKAFAIDHLFSETLGGQSLPAIKPHPAPLYYLCGKFGLYPHQILFVGDSRNDILAAHSAGCTAVGLTYGYNYNMPIADSHPDWVFEDFADLLKIV, encoded by the coding sequence ATGAATTCACAATTTAAATTAATTGGTTTCGATTTAGACGGCACATTAGTTAACAGTTTGCCGGATTTGGCATTATCGGTGAACTCCGCCTTAGCCGAATTTGAATTGCCGCAAGCACCGGAAGAATTAGTATTAACCTGGATTGGTAACGGTGCGGATATTTTAATCGGCCGGGCGCTTGATTGGGCAAAAGAGCAATCCGGCAAAAGCCTGACCGACGAACAAACGGCGCAACTTAAAGAGCGTTTTAGTTTCTATTACGCCGAAAATTTATGCAATGTAAGCCGTCTTTATCCAAATGTTAAAGAGACTTTAGAAACCTTAAAAGAACAGGGCTTTATTCTGGCGGTGGTAACCAATAAACCCACCCGTCATGTGCAACCTGTTTTAAAAGCTTTTGCAATTGATCATCTTTTTAGCGAAACCTTAGGCGGTCAGTCTCTACCCGCAATTAAACCTCATCCGGCGCCGCTATATTATTTATGCGGCAAATTCGGTTTATATCCTCATCAAATTCTTTTTGTCGGCGATTCAAGAAACGATATTTTAGCGGCCCACAGTGCGGGTTGTACGGCTGTCGGTTTAACTTACGGTTATAACTATAATATGCCGATTGCAGACAGCCACCCGGACTGGGTATTTGAAGACTTCGCCGATTTATTAAAAATTGTCTAA
- a CDS encoding mechanosensitive ion channel family protein has protein sequence MAAEEQAKEVAQQVDVVAETSKVIDKVSNMDLNAVLHDWVIPYGTKILLAIVIFVIGKMLARGISKLLGKAALASTKDEMLQSFVTSISYFLFLLIVVIASLSQLGINTSSLVALIGAAGLAIGLSLQNSLQNFASGVMLLIFKPFRKGDLIETGGMTGVVEEMGLLVLELRTGDNKTVLIPNGKVFSDSIVNYSDNKTRRIDFTFDVSYESNLKEAKDVLARILADNELVLKHPAPIVAVGALAANSVQLVVRPWVKTADYWTAYWGITESVKLEFDKAGIVIPYNQMDIHISGNTASELNK, from the coding sequence ATGGCTGCAGAAGAACAAGCGAAAGAAGTCGCACAGCAGGTTGACGTTGTGGCGGAAACAAGCAAAGTTATTGATAAAGTAAGCAATATGGATTTGAATGCCGTATTGCATGATTGGGTTATTCCTTACGGTACAAAAATTTTATTAGCCATTGTTATTTTCGTTATCGGTAAAATGCTTGCGCGCGGTATCAGTAAGTTATTAGGCAAAGCGGCACTGGCTTCCACCAAAGATGAAATGTTGCAAAGTTTTGTTACCTCAATCAGTTATTTCTTATTCCTATTGATCGTGGTGATTGCTTCCCTTTCTCAATTAGGCATTAATACTAGCTCTTTGGTTGCGTTAATAGGTGCGGCCGGTTTAGCCATCGGTTTGTCATTACAAAATTCATTGCAAAATTTCGCCTCCGGCGTGATGTTATTAATTTTCAAACCGTTCCGCAAAGGCGATTTAATTGAAACCGGCGGTATGACCGGCGTAGTGGAAGAAATGGGCTTATTGGTATTGGAACTTCGCACCGGCGACAATAAAACCGTGTTGATTCCGAACGGTAAAGTTTTCTCCGACAGTATTGTAAATTATTCCGATAATAAGACCCGCCGCATTGATTTTACTTTTGATGTGTCTTATGAATCGAATTTAAAAGAAGCGAAAGACGTTTTGGCGCGCATTCTTGCGGATAATGAGTTAGTGTTGAAACATCCGGCGCCGATTGTCGCGGTTGGTGCATTGGCGGCAAACAGCGTGCAATTGGTGGTTCGTCCCTGGGTGAAGACGGCGGATTACTGGACGGCTTATTGGGGAATTACCGAAAGCGTGAAACTTGAGTTTGATAAAGCGGGAATTGTCATTCCATATAATCAAATGGATATTCATATCAGCGGCAATACCGCGTCTGAATTGAATAAATAG
- the trpS gene encoding tryptophan--tRNA ligase — protein MTKPVVLSGVQPSGELTIGNYLGALRQWVKMQDDYECLFCIVDLHAITVRQDPEQLRKATLDVLALYLACGIDPEKSTIFIQSHVPEHTQLAWVLNCYTYFGEMNRMTQFKDKSARYAENINVGLFTYPVLMAADILLYQAAQVPVGEDQRQHLEITRDIAQRFNAIYGENQFTVPQAFIPKAGAKVMALQEPTKKMSKSDDNRNNVITLLEDPKSVAKKIKRAMTDGDEPPLVKYDVQNKAGVSNLLEILSVITDKPIPQLEKEFEGKMYGHLKTTVADEVVAMLTQLQDRFAHYRNNEELLNKIAAEGAKKARARAKETLEKVYNAVGFVAAK, from the coding sequence ATGACTAAACCAGTTGTATTAAGCGGCGTGCAGCCATCGGGTGAATTAACCATCGGTAACTATCTCGGCGCGTTACGTCAATGGGTCAAAATGCAAGATGATTACGAATGCCTATTCTGCATTGTGGATCTCCATGCAATCACCGTCCGTCAGGATCCGGAACAATTGCGTAAAGCAACGCTGGATGTGCTGGCGCTTTATCTGGCTTGCGGTATTGACCCGGAAAAAAGCACCATTTTTATTCAATCTCATGTACCGGAACATACTCAACTAGCCTGGGTTCTAAACTGTTATACTTATTTCGGCGAAATGAACCGCATGACTCAGTTTAAAGATAAATCCGCACGTTATGCGGAAAACATTAACGTCGGTTTATTTACTTACCCGGTATTAATGGCGGCGGATATTCTGTTATACCAAGCGGCTCAAGTACCGGTCGGCGAAGACCAACGTCAGCATTTGGAAATTACCCGCGATATCGCGCAACGATTCAATGCTATTTATGGCGAAAACCAATTTACCGTGCCTCAGGCTTTTATTCCGAAAGCCGGCGCAAAAGTAATGGCGCTGCAGGAACCGACTAAAAAAATGTCGAAATCCGATGATAACCGCAACAACGTTATTACCTTATTGGAAGATCCGAAATCCGTAGCTAAAAAAATTAAACGCGCGATGACAGACGGCGATGAACCGCCTTTGGTTAAATATGACGTGCAAAATAAAGCCGGCGTGTCTAACCTGCTTGAAATTTTATCGGTCATTACGGATAAACCTATTCCGCAGTTAGAAAAAGAATTCGAAGGAAAAATGTACGGTCATTTAAAAACGACGGTTGCCGATGAGGTCGTTGCCATGTTAACGCAATTACAAGATCGCTTTGCCCATTACCGCAATAATGAAGAATTACTGAATAAAATTGCCGCCGAAGGGGCAAAAAAAGCCCGCGCACGCGCCAAAGAAACCTTAGAGAAAGTTTATAATGCGGTAGGTTTTGTGGCGGCGAAATAA
- the rhaB gene encoding rhamnulokinase, which yields MTILNIAAVDLGASSGRVMLASYSTENHKISLEEIHRFKNQFVSQNGHDCWDLAYLENEIVNGLRKISNSGRTLHSIGIDTWGVDYVLLDQNGEVVGPTYAYRDHRTDGVMQKVQAELGKEVIYRKTGIQFLTFNTLYQLKAMTDENPAWLSQVKDFVMIPDYLNYRLTGVINREYTNATTTQLVNVNIDSWDTALLDYLGLPASWFGRIRHPGHQVGLWENRVPVMSVASHDTASAVISAPLSDENAAYLCSGTWSLMGLDTTTPCTDEHAMNANITNEGGIDGHYRVLKNIMGLWLFNRLCTERDVTDIPALVKQAEAELPFQSLINPNAECFLNPSSMVEAIQQYCREHNQVIPKTTAQLARCIFDSLAMLYRKVALELAGLQGKPISALHIVGGGSQNAFLNQLCADLCGIDVFAGPVEASVLGNVGCQLMALDQIHNAAEFRQLVVKNFPLKQFKKRPHFMPASDFEEKWREFCALN from the coding sequence ATGACCATTCTAAATATTGCAGCGGTAGATTTAGGCGCATCAAGTGGTCGAGTGATGTTGGCATCCTATTCTACGGAAAACCATAAAATTTCACTGGAAGAAATCCATCGTTTTAAAAATCAATTTGTCTCGCAAAACGGACATGACTGTTGGGATTTGGCCTATCTGGAAAATGAAATTGTCAACGGATTGCGCAAAATTTCGAATAGCGGCAGAACGCTTCACAGTATCGGAATTGATACCTGGGGAGTGGATTATGTTTTGCTTGATCAAAACGGTGAGGTTGTCGGCCCTACCTATGCCTATCGTGATCACCGTACCGACGGGGTGATGCAAAAGGTTCAGGCGGAATTAGGTAAAGAAGTCATTTACCGTAAAACCGGGATTCAGTTTTTAACCTTCAATACGCTTTATCAGCTTAAAGCCATGACGGACGAAAATCCCGCTTGGCTTTCGCAGGTGAAAGATTTTGTGATGATTCCCGACTATCTGAATTATCGCTTGACCGGCGTGATTAACCGCGAATATACCAATGCCACCACCACCCAGTTAGTTAATGTGAATATTGACAGTTGGGATACCGCACTTTTGGATTATCTCGGCTTGCCGGCAAGCTGGTTTGGTCGCATTCGTCATCCCGGCCATCAAGTGGGATTATGGGAAAACCGGGTTCCCGTTATGTCCGTAGCAAGTCACGACACCGCAAGTGCGGTCATTTCTGCGCCGCTTTCCGATGAAAACGCCGCATATCTTTGTTCCGGTACCTGGTCGTTAATGGGGTTAGACACCACCACGCCATGTACCGATGAGCACGCAATGAATGCCAATATTACCAACGAAGGCGGTATTGACGGGCATTATCGGGTGTTAAAAAACATTATGGGATTATGGTTGTTTAACCGCCTTTGCACGGAACGCGATGTAACCGATATTCCGGCGCTGGTAAAACAAGCTGAGGCAGAACTTCCGTTTCAAAGTCTGATTAATCCTAATGCCGAATGTTTCTTAAATCCGTCGTCTATGGTTGAGGCAATTCAGCAATATTGTCGCGAACACAATCAAGTGATACCGAAAACCACAGCTCAACTTGCTCGTTGCATTTTTGACAGCCTCGCCATGCTATACCGCAAAGTGGCGTTAGAACTTGCCGGATTACAAGGCAAACCAATCAGTGCATTACATATTGTAGGTGGTGGCAGCCAGAATGCATTTTTAAACCAGCTATGCGCCGATCTTTGCGGTATTGATGTGTTTGCGGGACCGGTGGAGGCGTCGGTGCTGGGAAATGTGGGTTGCCAGCTAATGGCGTTAGATCAAATCCATAATGCCGCAGAGTTTCGTCAGTTAGTGGTGAAAAATTTTCCGTTAAAACAGTTCAAAAAACGACCGCACTTTATGCCGGCTTCAGACTTTGAAGAAAAATGGCGTGAGTTTTGCGCGTTAAATTAA
- the dmsD gene encoding Tat proofreading chaperone DmsD codes for MDNALLQWISTGGRLLGAVFYYEPKDKRVQPVLDFFRQPDWTKDWATLANPALINALIEKSAQQDLSQAYQYLFIGPNELPAPPWGSVYLDKESVIFGDSLLALRDFLTVHQIEFIQTQKEPEDHLGLMLMLAAYLAENKPELLEEFLTKHLFSWVYRCLDLIFAQTDYPFYQAMALLARQTLKGWQQQLDLRVDQPQLYR; via the coding sequence ATGGATAACGCATTACTTCAATGGATATCAACCGGCGGTCGTTTACTTGGCGCGGTTTTTTATTATGAGCCTAAGGATAAGCGGGTTCAGCCCGTTTTAGACTTTTTCCGACAGCCGGATTGGACAAAAGATTGGGCAACATTAGCCAATCCCGCGTTAATTAACGCCTTAATAGAAAAAAGTGCGCAGCAGGATTTATCTCAGGCGTACCAATATTTATTTATCGGCCCGAACGAATTGCCGGCACCGCCTTGGGGATCGGTTTATTTGGATAAAGAATCGGTGATTTTCGGCGACTCTTTATTGGCATTACGTGATTTTTTAACCGTCCATCAAATTGAATTTATCCAGACCCAAAAAGAACCTGAAGATCATCTTGGTTTAATGTTAATGCTCGCCGCTTATTTGGCGGAAAACAAACCCGAATTGTTAGAAGAATTTTTGACCAAGCATCTATTTAGCTGGGTTTATCGTTGCCTGGATTTGATTTTTGCACAAACCGATTATCCTTTTTATCAGGCAATGGCGTTGCTTGCCCGGCAAACCCTAAAAGGTTGGCAACAACAGCTTGATCTTCGGGTTGATCAACCGCAACTTTATCGGTGA
- a CDS encoding DMSO/selenate family reductase complex B subunit, which translates to MKQYGFYFDSERCTGCKTCELACKDYKDLGTEVNFRRIYEYAGGNWVQDNEGCFRQDVFAYYMSISCNHCEDPACTKVCPTGAMHKNADGFVVVNEETCIGCRYCHMACPYDAPQYDAQKGHMTKCDGCYSRVKEGQKPICVEACPLRALDFAPIEELRAKYGEQASIAPLPPAEFTKPNLVVKPNKHARPSGDTTGFLANPREV; encoded by the coding sequence ATGAAACAATATGGTTTTTATTTTGATTCGGAACGCTGCACCGGTTGTAAAACTTGCGAATTAGCCTGTAAGGATTATAAAGATTTGGGTACGGAGGTGAATTTCCGCCGTATTTACGAATATGCGGGCGGTAATTGGGTACAAGATAACGAAGGCTGTTTCCGGCAGGATGTGTTTGCTTATTATATGTCTATCTCCTGTAATCATTGTGAGGATCCCGCCTGTACCAAGGTTTGTCCGACAGGCGCTATGCATAAAAACGCTGACGGTTTTGTGGTAGTAAATGAAGAAACCTGTATCGGTTGCCGTTATTGCCACATGGCCTGTCCTTATGACGCACCGCAATATGATGCGCAAAAAGGGCATATGACCAAATGCGACGGCTGTTATTCCCGGGTCAAAGAAGGACAAAAACCGATTTGCGTAGAGGCCTGTCCGCTGCGGGCGTTGGATTTTGCCCCTATCGAAGAATTACGGGCGAAATACGGCGAACAGGCTTCCATTGCGCCATTACCGCCGGCAGAGTTCACTAAACCGAATTTGGTGGTAAAACCGAATAAACATGCCCGCCCAAGCGGCGATACAACGGGTTTCTTAGCAAATCCAAGAGAGGTGTAA